atgtgtgccctccacaccctcctatctagggtcatgtcctcggtaagtcgtaaatgcgccatgtcctgtctgatcacctctccccaatatttcttcggcctacccctacctcttctgaaacaatccatggccagcctctcacatctccgcactggtgcatctaggactctcctcttcacatgtccaaaccatctcagtcgcgtttcccgcatcttgtcttccaccgaggccactcctaccttttctcgaatagcctcatttctaatcttgtcactcctggtatgcccacacatccatctcaacattctcatctcggcaaccttcatcctTTGCatgtgggagaccttaactggccaacactccgccccatacaacatagctggtctaacgaccactttgtagaacttgcccttaagttgtggtggcaccttcttgtcacataacacaccggaggcgagcctccatttcatccaccctgccccaatacggtgtgtgacatcctcgtcgatctctccgctgtcttgcatgatagaaccaagatacttaaaactacttctcttctggatggcttggtccccgagcctaacttccgcgccaacctcttgaggtgtctcactgaacttgcactctaggtactctgtcttggtcctactcagcttaaatcccttagactccaaggtgcgtctccaatcttccagcttatcgttaactccgctacgagtctcatcgatgaggactatgtcgtccgcaaaaagcatacaccatggcacctcaccttgaatttatcgcgtcaatacatccatcaccaaggcaaataggaacgggctaagagctgatccttggtgcaaccccatcataactgggaagtgttctgattcccctcctattgtccttaccctggttttggcaccctcgtacatgtccttgatcacccttatgtacgctacatgtacacctttagcctccaaacatctccatagtatctctcgtgggactttatcgtaagccttttccaagtcgatgaacaccatatgcaagtctcttttcctctccctatattgctccattagtctcctcataaggtggatggcttc
The genomic region above belongs to Solanum dulcamara chromosome 5, daSolDulc1.2, whole genome shotgun sequence and contains:
- the LOC129890629 gene encoding uncharacterized protein LOC129890629; translated protein: MWELQGEVPWCMLFADDIVLIDETRSGVNDKLEDWRRTLESKGFKLSRTKTEYLECKFSETPQEVGAEVRLGDQAIQKRSSFKYLGSIMQDSGEIDEDVTHRIGAGWMKWRLASGVLCDKKVPPQLKGKFYKVVVRPAMLYGAECWPVKVSHMQRMKVAEMRMLRWMCGHTRSDKIRNEAIREKVGVASVEDKMRETRLRWFGHVKRRVLDAPVRRCERLAMDCFRRGRGRPKKYWGEVIRQDMAHLRLTEDMTLDRRVWRAHIRVEG